In Leptospira harrisiae, a genomic segment contains:
- the mpl17 gene encoding cell surface protein MPL17 produces MKQFRFLVSFSFLVAMLFVGRNGFVGLSADPIDSHPIEVSIKQKSVGKYELELFLPKDYGFQMEAPHRIFLSGADGLKVLNADLKLKGPVHPKKPEYFEYLKPLTFQVEGNGKLQLDAKLFYCNFVKNICIPAKVNKTFSI; encoded by the coding sequence ATGAAACAATTTCGATTTTTGGTTTCCTTTTCTTTTTTAGTCGCTATGTTATTTGTTGGCCGTAATGGCTTTGTAGGACTTAGTGCAGATCCGATCGATTCCCACCCGATTGAAGTTTCAATCAAACAAAAATCGGTTGGGAAGTATGAATTGGAATTGTTTTTACCAAAAGACTATGGATTTCAGATGGAAGCACCTCACCGAATCTTTTTGTCAGGTGCTGACGGTCTTAAGGTTTTAAATGCCGATTTAAAGCTTAAAGGTCCAGTACATCCCAAAAAACCAGAATACTTTGAATACCTCAAACCCTTAACCTTCCAAGTGGAAGGAAATGGGAAATTACAATTAGATGCAAAATTATTTTACTGTAACTTTGTAAAAAACATTTGTATCCCAGCTAAGGTAAACAAAACATTTTCCATCTAA